One Polyangiaceae bacterium DNA window includes the following coding sequences:
- a CDS encoding pyridoxal phosphate-dependent aminotransferase translates to MTPLRFSRRTAWDRSENPLATLIRDARRSGRPLVDLTESNPTRCNIVNTDHLIALFGHPRGSAYEPHALGHPVAREAVARYFAERGLPADPDRVVLSASTSEAYAWIFKLLCEHGDRVLIPAPSYPLFDYLARLENVEVDRYPLVREEAWRIDFDALEGAIVKAEGRARAIVLVHPNNPTGSFVRRDEAVMLSTLAAKHGLALVVDEVFAEYAHGALPDNRLPSFSTERNALTFVMAGLSKSLLLPQCKVGFTLVCGPDALVQEAIARLEVVADTYLSVSTPAQLALPELLAARHGIQAAVRTRVADNLAALDKAITNAGSHAAVRRLPTDGGWYAILEVARTRDEDAWVELLVRDHGVIVHPGYFFEMDREGFLVVSLLPEQARFAAAIESVVATVAHG, encoded by the coding sequence ATGACCCCCCTCCGCTTCTCCCGCCGCACCGCGTGGGACCGCTCCGAGAACCCCCTCGCTACCCTCATCCGCGACGCTCGCCGTTCCGGCCGGCCCCTCGTCGACCTCACCGAATCGAATCCTACTCGCTGCAACATCGTCAATACCGACCACCTCATTGCACTTTTCGGGCATCCGCGTGGCAGTGCCTACGAGCCGCATGCGCTTGGCCATCCGGTTGCTCGCGAAGCCGTGGCGCGTTATTTCGCTGAACGCGGTCTTCCCGCCGATCCTGACCGAGTCGTGCTGAGCGCGAGCACGAGCGAGGCGTACGCGTGGATCTTCAAGCTTCTCTGCGAACATGGCGATCGCGTGCTGATACCTGCGCCTTCCTATCCGCTCTTCGATTATCTCGCGCGGCTCGAAAACGTCGAAGTCGACCGCTATCCTCTCGTGCGCGAAGAGGCCTGGCGCATTGATTTCGATGCGCTCGAGGGAGCCATCGTAAAAGCCGAAGGGCGCGCACGTGCCATCGTTCTGGTACATCCGAACAATCCCACGGGGTCCTTCGTGCGCCGAGACGAAGCGGTCATGTTATCGACGCTCGCTGCGAAACACGGCCTTGCGCTCGTCGTGGACGAGGTTTTTGCCGAGTATGCACACGGAGCTCTGCCCGACAATCGATTGCCGAGTTTTTCAACCGAACGAAATGCGCTCACGTTCGTCATGGCCGGCCTATCCAAAAGTCTGCTTCTGCCCCAGTGCAAAGTCGGGTTTACATTGGTATGTGGCCCGGATGCGCTCGTGCAAGAAGCCATCGCGCGTCTCGAAGTCGTTGCGGATACGTACCTTTCCGTATCGACTCCAGCGCAGCTCGCACTTCCCGAATTGCTGGCCGCTCGTCACGGCATTCAAGCCGCGGTACGCACGCGCGTCGCCGACAACTTGGCAGCGCTCGACAAGGCCATAACAAACGCCGGTTCGCATGCGGCCGTTCGACGTTTACCCACGGACGGCGGCTGGTACGCCATTCTGGAGGTCGCTCGGACGCGGGATGAAGACGCCTGGGTCGAATTACTCGTGCGTGACCATGGCGTCATCGTGCACCCGGGATATTTTTTTGAAATGGATCGCGAAGGGTTTCTCGTGGTGAGCCTTTTGCCCGAGCAGGCTCGGTTCGCCGCTGCAATCGAATCCGTCGTGGCGACCGTCGCGCACGGCTGA
- a CDS encoding ATP-binding protein — protein sequence MNPQPISNFIGRDAEFRMLEAEHDAQRSSFVPIYGRRRVGKSELILRFLTKRKGIYFLGKRAPAAMQIREFLEESAAVLGEPLLASLSTDSWKVAINAVVSQWRSTEKLVLCFDEFQWIVEQSPELPSVLQEFWDLHWKRSPKVMLILCGSYVGFMEREVLGKKSPLFGRRTAQIKLRPFDYREAALFHPGYSLIDRAKTYFICGGIPLYLRSFSPRRSVESNIAEAILTEFAPLRYEPDFLLREELREVSSYYSILVAMALGAHTASELALRTGIDDRALQYYFKHLLELGYIARRYPLTGKAPVARHVHYELDDPLLRFWFRFVYPNTSFIAQMGPNRTLTDRIRPALDAYFGHSFERLCREALPVIYNREGVSSSFDVGQYWDKNVQIDIVGLRDDGITDLGECKWGKTPSASALIAELQSKVGRYPNQRGATISRRIFVRERPRAEHDSVIWHDLEDLYADPKSS from the coding sequence GTGAACCCTCAGCCTATCTCCAACTTCATCGGCCGCGACGCCGAATTCAGAATGCTCGAGGCGGAACACGACGCCCAACGCAGCTCCTTCGTCCCCATCTACGGTCGACGCCGCGTCGGCAAAAGTGAGCTCATCCTACGGTTTCTGACCAAGCGCAAAGGCATCTACTTTTTGGGCAAGCGGGCACCCGCGGCCATGCAGATCCGTGAATTCCTCGAGGAATCAGCCGCCGTCCTAGGTGAACCCCTCCTCGCTTCCCTTTCCACCGATAGCTGGAAAGTCGCGATCAACGCCGTGGTATCACAATGGCGATCCACAGAAAAACTGGTGCTGTGCTTCGACGAATTTCAGTGGATCGTGGAACAAAGCCCGGAATTACCCAGCGTCTTGCAGGAATTCTGGGACTTGCACTGGAAACGGTCGCCCAAGGTCATGCTCATTCTCTGCGGCTCTTACGTAGGCTTCATGGAGCGCGAGGTTCTGGGTAAGAAAAGCCCACTTTTTGGACGCCGAACCGCACAAATCAAACTCCGCCCCTTCGATTATCGAGAAGCTGCGCTCTTTCATCCGGGCTACTCGCTCATCGATCGAGCCAAAACCTACTTCATTTGTGGCGGCATTCCCCTTTACCTCCGTAGCTTCTCTCCACGTCGATCCGTAGAATCCAACATTGCCGAGGCCATCCTGACCGAATTTGCACCATTGCGTTACGAACCAGATTTTCTTCTACGTGAAGAGCTGCGCGAGGTTTCCAGCTACTATTCCATCCTGGTCGCGATGGCACTCGGCGCGCACACGGCCTCCGAACTCGCTCTCCGCACTGGTATTGATGACCGGGCCCTCCAATACTACTTCAAACACTTGCTCGAACTGGGCTACATCGCGCGTCGGTATCCTCTCACCGGAAAAGCTCCCGTTGCACGACACGTCCATTACGAGCTCGACGACCCACTCCTTCGTTTCTGGTTCCGGTTCGTTTACCCGAATACGAGCTTCATTGCGCAAATGGGTCCAAATCGCACCCTCACCGATAGAATCCGCCCCGCGCTCGATGCATACTTCGGACACTCGTTCGAACGCCTTTGTCGCGAAGCATTGCCAGTCATCTACAATCGCGAAGGGGTTTCCTCATCGTTCGACGTCGGACAATATTGGGACAAAAACGTTCAAATCGACATCGTCGGTCTGCGCGATGATGGAATCACCGATCTGGGTGAATGCAAATGGGGCAAAACCCCCAGTGCATCCGCCCTCATTGCCGAGCTGCAAAGCAAGGTCGGCCGTTATCCAAACCAGCGTGGAGCAACCATAAGTCGACGCATTTTCGTACGTGAACGTCCACGTGCCGAACACGATAGCGTCATCTGGCACGATCTCGAAGATCTCTATGCAGATCCCAAGTCTTCCTAG
- a CDS encoding alpha/beta fold hydrolase — MYQSSGLPRRAFLGFELRARRSSDDGRGGIEVLRVTPEGAAARAGVCPGDRLVQVNDHEVSDPRELAHHVRTLEAGKPLRFVVDRAGEKRTLVGEASPLPIERVANADVHLEHITVFEHRQRLLLTTPIGAKPPFTAVLYLQGLGTQSCELSTDPDEPLRKLIEGFSASGLATLRVERSGAGDSEGPSIQNTNFFAEIAAYRAALDFLAHEPIIKNVILFGHSVGGMIAPVLAGEGANLAGIAVFGTSALRWVDCIVRATRRQRQLAGMSGEELEEYVADWAEMHTEVCRGGHLPFQVFATRPHLGWMVGSGCHGETMFGRHASFFQELERMDLVALWKTVRTNVLVMHGEYDWACGPDEGRALADAVAEVDAARVQFVELSAVGHDMRRHASIEESYASPRKGQWDERVVETFLKWAEEIAQ, encoded by the coding sequence ATGTATCAGTCGTCGGGACTTCCTCGTAGGGCTTTTTTAGGATTCGAGCTACGTGCACGGCGCAGCTCGGATGATGGCCGAGGTGGAATCGAGGTTTTGCGCGTCACGCCCGAAGGGGCTGCGGCGCGCGCGGGCGTTTGTCCAGGCGATCGGCTCGTGCAGGTGAACGACCATGAAGTGTCAGACCCGCGCGAGCTTGCGCATCATGTTCGGACGCTCGAAGCCGGAAAGCCGCTGCGTTTCGTCGTCGATCGCGCCGGCGAAAAGCGTACGCTCGTTGGTGAAGCGTCGCCGCTACCCATCGAACGCGTGGCGAATGCGGACGTGCATCTGGAACACATTACGGTATTCGAGCATCGACAACGACTTCTATTGACGACGCCGATCGGGGCCAAACCACCGTTTACCGCTGTACTGTATTTGCAAGGGCTCGGTACGCAATCGTGCGAGCTATCGACGGACCCCGACGAACCATTACGAAAACTCATCGAAGGGTTTTCCGCGTCAGGTTTGGCGACGCTGCGCGTGGAGCGTAGCGGCGCGGGAGACAGCGAAGGCCCGTCCATTCAAAATACAAATTTTTTCGCCGAGATTGCCGCATACCGTGCCGCGTTGGATTTTCTCGCCCATGAGCCCATCATCAAGAATGTGATTTTGTTTGGCCATAGCGTGGGTGGAATGATTGCCCCGGTGCTCGCCGGTGAAGGTGCGAACCTCGCGGGGATTGCCGTATTCGGGACGTCTGCTCTGCGGTGGGTCGATTGTATCGTGCGAGCAACTCGCAGGCAAAGGCAACTTGCAGGAATGTCGGGCGAGGAGCTCGAGGAATACGTCGCTGATTGGGCTGAAATGCATACCGAGGTTTGTCGCGGCGGGCATTTGCCCTTTCAGGTATTTGCGACGAGGCCGCACCTCGGGTGGATGGTAGGTAGTGGTTGCCATGGCGAAACGATGTTTGGCCGGCATGCGTCGTTTTTTCAAGAGCTCGAACGCATGGACCTCGTTGCCCTTTGGAAAACCGTGCGTACAAATGTGCTCGTGATGCATGGCGAATACGACTGGGCCTGTGGTCCGGATGAAGGGCGCGCATTGGCGGATGCAGTTGCCGAGGTTGATGCCGCGCGCGTGCAATTCGTCGAGCTTTCCGCGGTGGGACACGACATGCGTCGTCACGCGAGCATCGAAGAGAGTTACGCGAGTCCACGCAAAGGACAGTGGGACGAGCGCGTGGTGGAAACGTTTTTGAAATGGGCCGAGGAGATTGCGCAATGA
- a CDS encoding D-2-hydroxyacid dehydrogenase, whose protein sequence is MTRRAELIHIHIRSDEQARAELTTLLAPAGRKLEFVDEANIAAVLPDVEVLLCGYAPRIDWSAAVRLRLLHFMGAGVDYLWPAKGLDPRVVIANARSIHAMEMRDHTLAMMLAFERELPRAIEEQAARRWEPFVAGSVAGKTLVIMGLGEVGLPIAKASQALGMRVIGMRNRHLPTSNVDELVHADDLRKVLPLADYLVIAAPLTSRTRGMLGATELSLLPPHAVVVVISRGGIVDEMALVDALHNGRIRGAALDVFETEPLPASSPLWTTPNLVITPHMSGFVPRYLERVVSLFLTNLERFERGEEILTPVDREREY, encoded by the coding sequence ATGACACGTCGAGCAGAGCTCATCCATATTCATATTCGTTCCGACGAACAGGCGCGAGCGGAACTGACAACCCTCCTTGCTCCCGCCGGGCGGAAGTTAGAGTTCGTCGACGAGGCGAACATCGCGGCTGTTTTGCCGGATGTGGAAGTGTTGCTTTGTGGATATGCGCCTCGAATCGACTGGTCGGCTGCGGTGCGCCTTCGATTGCTGCACTTCATGGGAGCTGGCGTCGATTACCTTTGGCCCGCAAAGGGTCTCGATCCGCGCGTCGTCATTGCCAATGCGCGGAGCATCCATGCGATGGAAATGCGTGATCACACACTCGCGATGATGCTCGCTTTCGAGCGGGAATTGCCACGGGCAATCGAAGAGCAAGCCGCGCGACGCTGGGAGCCTTTCGTTGCAGGCTCGGTCGCAGGAAAAACCTTGGTGATCATGGGACTTGGTGAAGTAGGCCTTCCCATTGCAAAAGCAAGCCAAGCTCTGGGAATGCGGGTGATTGGCATGAGAAACCGCCACTTACCCACATCGAACGTGGACGAGCTCGTACATGCGGATGATCTTCGGAAAGTTTTGCCGCTCGCCGACTATTTGGTGATTGCAGCACCACTCACGTCGCGCACGCGGGGCATGCTGGGTGCGACCGAGCTTTCTTTGCTTCCGCCGCACGCGGTCGTCGTGGTCATTTCGCGCGGAGGCATCGTGGATGAAATGGCGCTGGTAGATGCACTGCACAATGGCCGTATTCGAGGCGCAGCGCTCGACGTATTTGAAACGGAGCCGCTGCCGGCGTCGAGCCCACTTTGGACGACGCCGAATCTCGTCATCACGCCGCACATGTCGGGTTTCGTGCCGAGATACCTCGAACGCGTCGTGTCGTTGTTTTTGACGAACCTCGAACGATTCGAGCGTGGGGAGGAAATTCTCACGCCCGTGGATCGCGAGCGCGAGTACTGA
- a CDS encoding VWA domain-containing protein, whose protein sequence is MLRTWKTDHSLAILTLCATSAFAPGCMKGSAPSEKAQEAPAASAATAPADKEKEKAFAASPPPPGMLEVKPAPPKMNIAGGGGTRSGEAGAKKGDSGWMAGNSTIAPPAPAETIAPIDPNGRFATTYRPGGGHLAAFEANVARGIIPMAERELVSDVGARYVTAFEVPKGKALGVKADLERSKLPPSGSPFHVRVTLKSSPDKPKERPHLSVHLVLDVSGSMQGESIKQARTAAQALVDKLAPTDDFSLVTFSSDADVRIPDGPVGSRRDSIKRTIAEIKEGGGTNISKGLELGYQQAQTKSIPADAVRVVLLLSDGRANAGILSSEGMSKLALDAFQNGIQTSTFGLGAEYDGALMSTIAEDGAGGYYYLRDADQIAPALTTEMDKRLDPAATAVELRIRLKKGFDLLKVYGSRRLSAAEAQRVRAQEVAADKQAEQRDNIKQDRKDDLEGGMRFFIPAFAANDSHALLFQLRAAAGVGKAPLALVELKYKDRITKKNVTEEFPIEVAWADSDAASGATIDASVAKTVQGFAAGEALALAATRVAQGDRQGAITVLTERETILREAAKTLEEPLFLNDADRLARMRTHAGTNTGMGDPLLFAMLLETASRSHLR, encoded by the coding sequence ATGTTACGCACTTGGAAAACTGATCATTCGCTCGCCATCTTGACTCTCTGCGCGACGAGTGCGTTTGCACCGGGTTGCATGAAAGGATCGGCTCCGAGCGAAAAAGCTCAGGAAGCACCTGCCGCATCTGCGGCTACCGCGCCAGCCGACAAGGAAAAGGAAAAAGCTTTCGCTGCCAGTCCACCACCTCCAGGCATGCTGGAAGTAAAGCCCGCGCCTCCCAAAATGAACATTGCGGGTGGCGGTGGAACGCGGAGCGGCGAAGCCGGCGCAAAAAAGGGTGACTCCGGGTGGATGGCTGGCAATTCCACGATAGCGCCTCCCGCGCCAGCCGAAACGATAGCGCCCATCGATCCCAACGGCCGGTTTGCCACGACATACCGTCCGGGTGGTGGACACCTTGCAGCATTCGAAGCGAACGTTGCTCGAGGAATCATTCCGATGGCCGAACGGGAGCTCGTTTCGGACGTGGGAGCGCGATACGTGACGGCATTCGAGGTGCCGAAGGGCAAAGCATTGGGCGTCAAAGCGGACCTCGAACGGAGCAAGCTTCCCCCGTCGGGCAGCCCGTTTCACGTTCGCGTCACGTTGAAATCGTCACCGGACAAACCCAAAGAACGGCCCCATCTATCGGTGCATTTGGTGCTGGACGTGAGCGGATCGATGCAGGGCGAATCGATCAAGCAAGCTCGCACGGCCGCCCAAGCGCTCGTGGACAAACTCGCCCCGACCGACGACTTTTCCCTCGTGACGTTTTCGAGCGACGCGGACGTGCGCATTCCGGACGGTCCGGTCGGTTCCCGTCGAGACTCCATCAAGAGAACCATTGCGGAAATCAAAGAAGGCGGCGGAACGAACATCAGCAAAGGGCTCGAATTGGGTTATCAACAGGCGCAAACGAAGAGCATTCCGGCGGATGCGGTGCGAGTCGTTTTGCTCTTGTCCGATGGTCGCGCCAATGCAGGAATTCTTTCCTCCGAAGGCATGTCCAAACTGGCGCTCGATGCATTTCAAAATGGCATTCAAACGAGCACGTTTGGGTTGGGAGCCGAATACGACGGCGCGCTCATGAGCACCATCGCGGAAGATGGCGCGGGCGGCTATTATTACTTGCGCGATGCGGATCAAATCGCCCCGGCGCTCACGACGGAAATGGACAAACGCCTCGATCCCGCAGCAACGGCGGTCGAATTGCGAATTCGGCTCAAGAAGGGTTTCGATTTGCTGAAAGTGTACGGTTCGCGGCGGCTTTCCGCAGCCGAGGCGCAACGCGTACGAGCGCAGGAGGTTGCGGCCGACAAGCAAGCCGAACAGCGGGACAACATCAAGCAAGACCGCAAGGACGACCTCGAAGGGGGAATGCGGTTTTTCATTCCGGCATTTGCTGCCAATGACAGTCATGCCCTGCTTTTTCAGCTTCGAGCTGCCGCGGGCGTCGGAAAAGCGCCGCTTGCATTGGTGGAGCTGAAGTACAAGGACCGCATTACCAAGAAAAACGTGACGGAAGAGTTCCCCATTGAAGTCGCGTGGGCCGATTCGGATGCGGCGAGCGGCGCGACGATCGATGCATCGGTTGCCAAAACGGTGCAAGGGTTTGCCGCAGGCGAGGCCTTGGCGCTCGCCGCGACGCGCGTGGCCCAAGGCGACCGGCAAGGCGCGATCACGGTGCTCACGGAGCGCGAGACCATTTTGCGCGAAGCTGCCAAGACGCTGGAAGAGCCGCTCTTCTTGAACGACGCCGACCGTCTCGCGCGCATGCGCACGCATGCAGGCACGAACACGGGCATGGGCGATCCGCTGCTCTTCGCCATGCTGCTCGAAACGGCGAGCCGATCCCACTTGCGATAA
- a CDS encoding CPBP family intramembrane metalloprotease, with product MSDDSGALKPAPPAWRIAAVWTVLSMIATLLLMPYLMALFEGIDIPNRPPLPVLVLATVVQTGFLAFFLAWAGTAAGRKLGIGSPLVEAWFFGKRPPIPKTFAWAALLGALGGLVIVLLDMIFASRMPTPLRGALPQPTPFQGLLASFYGGIAEEVLLRLGVASIAAWALAKGIGFEGRGRTIALTFGVVFATLLFGAGHLPTAFTLWPPLPIVIVRTLLLNAIGGILAGIVYVRHGLEHAIVLHFTADIVLHVMTPLLRG from the coding sequence ATGAGTGACGATTCGGGAGCATTGAAACCTGCTCCGCCTGCTTGGCGAATTGCGGCGGTATGGACAGTTTTGTCGATGATCGCGACGCTGCTGCTCATGCCTTATCTCATGGCCCTTTTCGAAGGCATCGACATCCCAAACCGTCCCCCTTTGCCGGTTTTGGTGCTCGCAACGGTTGTGCAGACGGGATTCCTTGCGTTTTTCCTGGCGTGGGCAGGAACGGCGGCCGGCCGGAAACTCGGCATTGGCAGTCCGCTCGTCGAAGCATGGTTTTTCGGCAAACGCCCGCCGATTCCCAAGACGTTTGCGTGGGCGGCTTTGCTTGGCGCGCTGGGCGGTCTGGTCATCGTCTTACTGGATATGATTTTTGCATCGCGCATGCCAACGCCGCTTCGTGGGGCATTGCCGCAGCCGACACCCTTTCAAGGACTGCTCGCGAGCTTTTACGGAGGCATTGCCGAGGAAGTGCTCTTGCGCCTCGGGGTGGCATCGATAGCGGCTTGGGCGCTGGCGAAAGGTATTGGTTTCGAGGGGCGAGGGCGAACGATCGCGCTGACGTTTGGCGTGGTTTTCGCGACGCTCTTGTTTGGCGCCGGGCATTTGCCGACAGCATTTACATTATGGCCACCGCTACCGATTGTCATTGTGCGAACTTTGCTGCTCAATGCGATCGGCGGCATTCTGGCGGGTATCGTTTATGTGCGGCATGGGCTCGAGCACGCGATCGTGCTGCATTTTACGGCAGATATCGTGCTGCACGTGATGACGCCGCTCTTGCGGGGTTAG
- a CDS encoding radical SAM protein, whose translation MSIVSRDKPDLGPNMTDRQALLDSPRPRSLPILPPKERTRSQARGHHEPLAEETREVDTACRPIYAVWELTLACDLACRHCGSRAGGARPDELDTAEACELVREMAELGVREVALIGGEVYLHDGWLDVVREIRRNQMQCTVVTGGRGITPERAREAKEAGVQSMAVSIDGDEATHDRLRGLSGSYEAARSALVNARRAGMQVAVNTQINRLSMPDLPHIFDVLVESGAHGWQLQLTVPVGRAADEPDIILQPYDLLELFPMLASLKERCNEARIKLMPGNNIGYYGPFEHILRNFTTEKHAESCSAGRSTLGIESNGDIKGCPSLPTESWVGGNIRKYKLRDIWERSSALRHMRDRGPEERWGYCKTCYYGSVCRGGCTWMATALFGKPGNNPYCHHRALEMHRVGKRERVTRIQEAEGLPFDRGAWALDVEDAR comes from the coding sequence GTGTCAATCGTGAGCCGAGACAAACCCGACCTGGGGCCGAACATGACCGATCGGCAGGCCCTGCTCGATAGTCCGCGTCCGCGCAGTTTGCCCATCTTGCCCCCAAAAGAGCGCACGAGAAGCCAAGCGCGCGGGCATCACGAGCCTCTCGCCGAAGAAACGCGCGAAGTCGATACGGCATGTCGCCCCATTTATGCCGTGTGGGAATTGACGCTCGCTTGCGATCTTGCGTGCAGACATTGCGGTTCGCGAGCAGGCGGCGCACGTCCGGACGAGCTCGATACGGCCGAAGCGTGTGAGCTCGTGCGAGAAATGGCCGAGCTTGGCGTGCGCGAAGTCGCGCTCATCGGGGGCGAAGTGTATTTGCACGACGGCTGGCTCGACGTCGTGCGCGAAATACGTCGCAATCAAATGCAATGCACGGTGGTGACGGGAGGACGCGGGATCACGCCCGAGCGAGCGCGGGAGGCGAAAGAAGCGGGCGTGCAAAGCATGGCGGTTTCAATCGACGGAGATGAAGCAACGCACGATCGATTGCGCGGTTTGTCCGGGTCGTATGAGGCTGCGCGAAGTGCGCTTGTGAATGCGAGGCGGGCGGGCATGCAAGTCGCCGTGAACACGCAAATCAATCGGCTCAGCATGCCCGATTTGCCGCACATTTTCGATGTGCTCGTCGAAAGCGGTGCCCATGGCTGGCAGTTGCAGCTCACGGTACCCGTGGGTCGCGCAGCGGACGAACCCGACATCATTTTGCAGCCGTATGATTTGCTGGAGCTTTTTCCCATGCTCGCTTCATTGAAAGAACGCTGCAATGAAGCACGCATCAAATTGATGCCGGGAAACAATATCGGTTATTACGGCCCGTTCGAACACATTTTGCGCAATTTTACCACAGAAAAACATGCCGAATCCTGCAGCGCAGGACGCTCCACGCTGGGAATCGAATCGAATGGCGACATCAAAGGGTGCCCTTCACTTCCAACGGAATCGTGGGTCGGCGGCAACATTCGCAAATATAAATTGCGCGACATCTGGGAGCGCTCGTCCGCGCTGCGGCACATGCGAGATCGCGGCCCCGAAGAACGCTGGGGATATTGCAAAACCTGTTATTATGGGTCGGTTTGTCGTGGCGGATGCACGTGGATGGCCACAGCTCTATTCGGCAAACCCGGCAACAATCCGTATTGTCATCATCGAGCGCTCGAAATGCATCGCGTGGGCAAACGCGAACGTGTCACGCGCATTCAAGAAGCCGAAGGGTTGCCATTCGATCGCGGCGCATGGGCGCTCGACGTCGAAGACGCGCGTTGA
- a CDS encoding TIGR00730 family Rossman fold protein, with protein sequence MPFRRIAVYCGSSGGVGTHYLDAAREAGAYLAERNIEVVYGGGRVGMMGAVAGGALSAGGKVYGVIPEKLKTREIAHDGLTELFVVDGMHARKTMMASMSDAFIALPGGWGTLEEIFEVVTWTQLNYHKKPVGLLNVRGYYNFLVSFLDHASTEGFIRPIHRPLLSSADSLEQLLDRMAKTIIPDIGRWIDKP encoded by the coding sequence TTGCCATTCCGTCGCATCGCCGTCTACTGCGGTTCGAGCGGTGGAGTGGGCACCCACTATCTCGATGCAGCACGTGAAGCAGGTGCGTACTTGGCCGAGCGCAACATCGAGGTCGTGTACGGCGGCGGGCGTGTCGGCATGATGGGCGCGGTCGCCGGCGGCGCTCTTTCCGCGGGCGGCAAGGTTTACGGGGTCATTCCCGAGAAGCTCAAAACGCGGGAAATCGCGCATGACGGGCTCACCGAGCTTTTCGTCGTCGATGGCATGCACGCACGAAAAACGATGATGGCCAGCATGTCCGATGCGTTCATCGCGTTGCCCGGCGGCTGGGGGACACTCGAAGAAATCTTCGAAGTCGTCACGTGGACGCAGCTCAACTATCACAAAAAGCCCGTGGGTCTGCTCAACGTGCGAGGGTACTACAACTTTCTCGTCTCATTTCTCGATCATGCCTCGACCGAGGGTTTCATCCGCCCTATACATAGGCCGCTTTTGTCGAGCGCCGATTCGCTCGAACAATTGCTCGACCGGATGGCGAAAACGATCATACCCGACATTGGCCGCTGGATTGACAAGCCCTGA
- a CDS encoding AarF/ABC1/UbiB kinase family protein: MTNERKIPEGRLGRFVRLASVGARTGVSLLRSSSPADVAAEKAAEMLGTLRGLAAKAGQMASYVDGMIPEAQRDAYETAMKSLRAAAPTSSPAAIRNIVEEELKAPIDRLFVEWDDKPFASASIGQVHRARLEDGREVAVKVQHPGIANAVESDLQNADVMGGMVSVLGPKELDPKAVLAELRARFTEELDYELEARRQRKFIELHRGDPAIRIPDVIDDRSARRVLTTTLARGQTLEEASLADEKTRKYFAETMWRFVFKGNLVGGMFNADPHPGNYIFQDGQVVFLDFGCVQPIEDDRLELARNIHRAAMKKDEHEFREAAKLILNTRGGVYEKMATDYSRRCFEPLFNSPYRITRSYVVTLVEGVKNMKEAVLSKENGNFVQLPPGMLFINRLQFGFYSVLARLDVEVDYAAIEKRFFQEAGLL; encoded by the coding sequence ATGACGAACGAACGAAAGATTCCCGAAGGACGCTTGGGCAGGTTCGTGCGCCTCGCGAGCGTGGGTGCTCGCACGGGCGTGAGCCTCCTCCGAAGTTCGTCACCTGCGGACGTTGCGGCGGAAAAAGCTGCCGAAATGCTGGGCACGTTGCGAGGGCTCGCGGCCAAAGCGGGTCAAATGGCGAGCTACGTGGACGGGATGATTCCGGAAGCGCAACGCGACGCGTATGAAACGGCGATGAAATCGCTGCGCGCAGCGGCTCCGACGTCGTCTCCGGCGGCCATTCGCAACATCGTGGAGGAAGAGCTGAAAGCGCCCATCGACAGACTCTTCGTCGAATGGGACGACAAACCTTTTGCAAGTGCATCGATTGGACAAGTGCACCGAGCGCGGCTCGAAGATGGACGCGAAGTCGCCGTGAAAGTGCAGCATCCCGGCATTGCGAATGCGGTGGAAAGTGACCTGCAGAATGCCGATGTCATGGGCGGCATGGTATCGGTTTTGGGCCCGAAAGAGCTCGATCCGAAAGCGGTTTTGGCGGAGCTTCGTGCTCGTTTCACCGAAGAGCTCGATTACGAGCTGGAGGCGCGTAGGCAGCGTAAGTTCATCGAGCTTCACCGGGGTGATCCGGCCATACGTATTCCCGACGTCATTGACGATCGCAGTGCCAGACGCGTATTGACGACGACACTCGCGCGCGGTCAAACTTTGGAAGAGGCGAGCCTGGCGGACGAAAAGACGCGCAAATACTTTGCGGAGACGATGTGGCGTTTCGTGTTCAAAGGAAACCTCGTCGGGGGCATGTTCAACGCCGATCCGCATCCTGGTAATTACATTTTTCAGGATGGGCAGGTGGTATTTCTCGACTTTGGCTGCGTGCAGCCCATCGAGGACGACAGGCTCGAGCTTGCGCGGAACATTCACCGTGCGGCGATGAAGAAGGACGAACATGAATTTCGCGAGGCAGCCAAACTGATTTTGAACACGCGTGGCGGGGTATACGAAAAAATGGCCACGGATTATTCACGACGCTGCTTCGAGCCGCTTTTCAATTCGCCTTACCGGATTACGCGCAGTTACGTGGTGACGCTGGTGGAAGGCGTGAAAAACATGAAAGAAGCCGTCCTTTCCAAGGAAAACGGCAACTTCGTGCAATTGCCTCCGGGGATGTTGTTCATCAATCGGCTGCAATTCGGCTTCTATTCGGTGCTCGCGCGGCTCGACGTGGAAGTCGATTACGCGGCCATCGAGAAACGGTTTTTCCAGGAAGCCGGGTTGCTTTAG